One genomic segment of Impatiens glandulifera chromosome 6, dImpGla2.1, whole genome shotgun sequence includes these proteins:
- the LOC124941523 gene encoding transcription factor MYB77-like, giving the protein MVLIKGNDVVKGPWTPEEDALLLSHVVIHGARNWKNIEQFIPGRPAKSCRLRWRNQLSPEVAHRPFTPEEDMIIMHAHARVGNKWATIARFLYKRTDNAVKNHWYWKLMKKDEATVKIESSEQPAAFIDLTTTEGSKMEIGESSGGGKMKMKMEDFMEIDVETENEQEQLGEEDDDDDDEEEEMVRYGQQITVTELARLVRKGVREYLRSRGIIK; this is encoded by the coding sequence ATGGTTCTGATCAAGGGAAACGATGTGGTCAAGGGACCGTGGACTCCGGAGGAAGATGCTTTGCTTCTGAGCCATGTGGTGATCCACGGGGCTCGGAATTGGAAAAACATTGAACAATTTATTCCAGGGCGTCCAGCTAAATCCTGCCGCCTCCGGTGGCGCAATCAGCTCTCTCCGGAGGTGGCTCATCGCCCATTTACCCCGGAGGAGGACATGATTATCATGCATGCCCATGCGCGTGTGGGGAACAAATGGGCGACGATTGCTAGGTTCCTTTACAAGAGGACGGATAACGCGGTTAAGAATCATTGGTATTGGAAATTGATGAAGAAGGATGAAGCCACCGTGAAGATTGAATCTTCGGAGCAGCCAGCTGCTTTCATCGATCTTACGACGACTGAGGGAAGTAAGATGGAGATCGGAGAGAGCAGTGGAGGTGGaaaaatgaagatgaagatggaaGATTTTATGGAGATTGATGTGGAAACGGAGAATGAGCAAGAACAGCTGGGAgaggaagatgatgatgatgatgatgaagaagaagaaatggttaGGTACGGGCAGCAAATTACTGTTACAGAATTAGCGAGGCTGGTTAGGAAAGGAGTTAGGGAGTATTTGAGGTCCAGAGGgataattaagtaa